Genomic DNA from Oryzias melastigma strain HK-1 unplaced genomic scaffold, ASM292280v2 sc01783, whole genome shotgun sequence:
tttagattagatATAAGATTAAATCTTTTagcacattctttacaagaaaagggtttctctcctgtgtgaattATCATGTGTTTTCTTAGAGAAGACCTTTCACTAaagcttttgtcacattctttacaagaaaaaggcttctctcctgtgtgagttctaaTGTGTGCTTTGAGACTAGACATGCTActtaaacttttatcacattctttacaaaaaaaatgtttcccccctgtgtgagttctcatgtgtttcTTGAGATTAGAGATAGCCCTAAAACTCgaatcacattctttacaagtaaAAGGTTTCTCTCCTGTGTGCAGTCTCATGTGTATTTTGAGACTAAACATGTCACTTAAACTTaaatcacattctttacaggaaaaaggtttctctcctgtgtgagttctcatgtgtctcttGAGATGCGAGATACGCCTAAATCTTTTATTACATTCTTTAcaagtaaaaggcttctctcctgtgtgagttctcccATGTCTTTTTAGAACTGACAATTGACCAAATCTTGCATGACATTCTCtgcaagaaaaaggcttttctcctgtgtgagttctcgtGTGTGATATGAGACTAGACATATGACTAAattttttatcacattctttacaggaaAAGGGCCTGTCTCCTGTGTGAGatctcatgtgttttttgagactTGACctttcaataaaacttttatcacattctttacaggaaaagggcttctctcctgtgtgagttctgaTGTGATTTTTCAGAGTAGACATTTCACTAAAGCTTTTATTACATTCTCTACAAGAAAAGGGCTTCTcccctgtgtgagttctcatgtgtcttaaGAGATGAGAGACACGCCCAAAACTTgaatcacattctttacaagaaaaactattCCCTCCAGTGTGAATTCTTATGTGTTTTTTGAGACTAGACATTTTACTAAAACTTACATTACAGTCTTCACAAGAAAAAGACTTCtctattgtgtgttttttcatgtgtgatttgagattagaattttgactaaaacttaAATTGCATTCT
This window encodes:
- the LOC112140164 gene encoding oocyte zinc finger protein XlCOF6-like — protein: MKKHTIEKSFSCEDCNVSFSKMSSLKKHIRIHTGGNSFSCKECDSSFGRVSHLLRHMRTHTGEKPFSCRECNKSFSEMSTLKNHIRTHTGEKPFSCKECDKSFIERSSLKKHMRSHTGDRPFSCKECDKKFSHMSSLISHTRTHTGEKPFSCRECHARFGQLSVLKRHGRTHTGEKPFTCKECNKRFRRISHLKRHMRTHTGEKPFSCKECDLSLSDMFSLKIHMRLHTGEKPFTCKECDSSFRAISNLKKHMRTHTGGKHFFCKECDKSLSSMSSLKAHIRTHTGEKPFSCKECDKSFSERSSLRKHMIIHTGEKPFSCKECAKRFNLISNLKKHMRTHTGEKSFSCK